Below is a window of Moraxella nasibovis DNA.
AAGACCAAATGCTGGGTGCGGTGCTATACGGACACGCACAGCAGCAGGTCGTGATTGACAACATCAATGCCTTTGCCGAGGCGGTGGGTAATGCCAAAGCTGAATTTGTCGCCCCTGCCATCAACGAAGCGTTGAACAATCAGCTTAAAGAACAATTCACCGCCAAAGTGAGTGAGGCTTATACCATCACGGTTAAACAAGACCGCTACGCTCGCCTAGATGAGCTTGCCAAAGAAGCGTTGGCATTGGCAGGCGATGAAACAGCTGATGATTATGCCGAAAAAGCCAAAGAAATCAAAGAATTGTTCGAGACCTTAAAATACCGCACCGTCCGTGATAATATCCTATCAGGCAAACCTCGTATCGATGGTCGAGACCTAGAAACGGTGCGTGCGCTTGACATTCAAGTGGGCGTGTTGCCACATACGCATGGTTCGGCACTATTTACTCGTGGCGAGACGCAGGCTCTTGTCACCACCACACTAGGCACGAGCCGTGATGTGAACCTTGTGGATACGCTGGCAGGCACCAAGCAAGACCACTTCATGCTCCATTACAATTTCCCACATTATTCAGTGGGCGAGACAGGTCGTGAAGGCGGTCCAAAACGCCGTGAAATCGGTCATGGTCGCTTGGCTCGCCGTGGCGTACAAGCCATGCTACCAGCTGCCGACCGTTTCCCATACACCATTCGTGTGGTGTCGGACATCACCGAATCTAACGGCTCAAGCTCAATGGCATCGGTGTGCGGTGCGTCATTGTCTTTGATGGACGCAGGCGTACCCCTAAAAGCACCTGTGGCAGGTATCGCCATGGGTCTGGTCAAAGAAGGCGAGCGTTTTGCCGTGCTTTCGGACATTTTGGGCGACGAAGACCACTTGGGCGACATGGACTTTAAAGTGGCAGGTTCGGTCAATGGCATCACTGCCCTACAAATGGACATCAAGATTGAAGGCATCACCGCCGACATCATGGAGCAAGCCCTAAAACAAGCCCATGCAGGTCGTATCCACATTCTAAATGCGATGAATGAAGTGATTGCAACTTCTCGCACCGAGATTAACGCCTACGCACCAAACTACGCCACCATCAACATCAACCCTGAGAAAATCCGTGATGTGATTGGTAAAGGCGGTGCGACCATTCGTCAGCTGACCGAAGAGACTGGTGCGACCATCGACATCGATGACAATGGTACGATCCGTATCTTTGGTGCGGACAAAGCATCTACTCGTGCTGCCATCGCCCAAATCGAGGCCATCACTGCCGAAGTGGAAGTGGGTACTGTTTATGAAGGTACCGTGGCTCGTATCGTGGAGTTTGGTGCGTTTGTGACCATTCTACCAGGTACAGACGGTCTGGTGCATATCAGCCAAATCGCCGATGAGCGTGTGGAAAATGTCAGCGACTACCTAAAAGAAGGTCAAAGCGTCAAAGTGCAAGTTCAAGACATTGACAACCGTGGTCGTATCAAACTGACCATGAAAGGCATTGAGCAGTAATTAATCTTACTTGAAATCCAAACCACCTTTGTCGATTGGCAAAGGTGGTTTTTTTTTGATTGTGGCTCGTGACAAGCCTTTGACAATCTTGCCATCATTAGCCAAGACATTAAAAATCGCCCAAATGATTGAGCGATGGATGATCATGCCTTGCGCCTTTTTTATCTTTACATCCTTTGCATGATGGCAAAGATGAAGGCCTTTGTATTTTTGAAGGTTTTTGGGTTGATTATTTTAAGGTCAGCCCAAAACTTCGCTCTTGATTGCTTGATAATCGGCGTGGCTTAGACGAGGACCAAACTGTGAGACAATGCGAGCTGAGACATGGGCGGCAAGACGCCCGCACTGCGCCAAAGGATGACCTTGCGTGAGCGCATAAAGAAACGCCCCAGCGTAGTTGTCACCTGCGCCATTGGTGTCTAGCACTTGACGGACAGCAAGCGATGGCACACTGATGATGTCGCCATGATGAGCGATGAGCGTGGGCTTGTCGCCATTTGTTACGACCACCAGCGTGGCATATTGCCCCAATGCCTGCACCGCACGCTCGTGGCTGTCTGCGCCTGTGTAGAGCATGGCTTCATCAAGATTGCAAAAAATCGCATCCACACCGCCTGCCAGCATGTCATCAAGCCCTGCTCTGGCAAACTTGACCACCGCAGGGTCGGCAAAGCTGACAGCGACTTTTACGCCTTGATCTTTTGCATTTTGGCGTAGTTTGGCAAGCCCTGTCGTGATGGACGGCGACATCGCCAGATAGCCTTCTAGGTAGAGCCATTTTGCCCCTGATAGGGCGTCAAAGTTGATGTTGTTTTCGTTGATTTGACTGCTTGTGCCAAGATGCGTCTGCATGGTGCGTTCGCCATCTGCCGTCACCAGCACCACACATGAGCCTGTCGTGCCATCAGGGTCGATGGCGACGCTTGCATCTGTGGTTACGCCTGATTTTTCTAGGTCGGCAAGGTAAAAGTCGCCCATGTCATCGCCGCCCACTCGGCAATTATAAAACGCACGACCGCCCAATGCTGAAAACGCCACCACGCTGTTAGCCGCCGAGCCACCACCTGCTTGTTTGGCAGGGCTGTTGCCTGCTTGGGCAAGCGTGGCAAATAGGGCGTTTTGGGTATCAAGCTCGGCAAGTGTCATGTTGCCACGAGTCAGCCCTGTGGCAGAAAGCGTGTCGTCGGTGATTTTAAATTCGGTATCTACAAGGGCGTTGCCGATGGCGATGATGTCGTACATGGTTTTCCTAGTGATAAAGGTTGTTAAAACAATTTGAAATTAAAAAGCAGTGTTTAAAAATCATGGCTAAAAAAAGGGCGTAAAGGTACGCCCAAAAAGCCAGTTATTTGATGGCTTAGCTGTCCGCTCACTCCGCCGCCAGCTGCACCACGAGCAAGTCGCTGTCAATGTCAGGCAAAATGCTGTCCGCTGTTGCGCCAGTCAGCCATGCGTTTAGACCTGTGCGCTTGTGGCGACCGATGACCACCAGATCGATGGTGTGCTTGTCACAATAATCCACGATGCCTTTTCGTCCAGAGATGGCGGTTTTGATATTGACACTATGGGCGTGCAGGTCATTTCTGGCAAGCACTTGCGCCAGACGAGAGCGGGCTTCTTGACAGCGTTCGTCATCGATGCTCTCGTGCAAGGCAGCGGCAGGGATCAGCTCATAGCCAAAGCCAAGCATGGTCTCTTCAACGATGTGCAGCACCGACAGCTCGGCACTTGGCGATGCGTCCAAAATCCACTTGGCTTTGGCGGCGACCAGGTCGGTGTCGTCTCGTAAATCCGTAACTAATAACACATGTTGATACATCACATTCTCCTTTTGCTGATTGCTGACCGAGCGCTTTGCTCATTTTGGTTCTAGTATAACAAAAATTACCGTATCCGTCAGCCTGTTTTTCGTGTTTTGGGATTATGCAAAATATGTATTAGTTAATTCTTTTTTGTTGTTTTAAATTTGCGTGCATTGTCATTACTATATGACTATTTTCAAGATTTATGATTCAACAAAAAGGGCTTTATCATGACAACACAACTGACCATCACACCCATCAAAGACACCATCGGCGCCATCGTCAGCGGTGTTGATTTGAATCACTTAAATGACGAAACGCTGTCTCAGATTAAAGATGCTTTGCTGAAACATCAGGTGATTTTTTTTAGAAATCAGGATTTGCAGACCGCATCGCAGGTCAATCTTGCTAAGTCATTTGGCAGTCTGCACATTCACCCAGTTTTCCCAACCGTACCAAATGTGCCAGAAGTCATCGTGCTGGACAGCCACGAGACCGACCTAAGAGACAATGAGCTTTGGCATACCGATGTGACTTTTAGCAAAACGCCACCTTTGGGCTGTGTTCTGCGTGCGGTCAAAATTCCGCCATCAGGTGGCGATACGCTGTGGGCGAGCGGTACGGCAGCGTTTGAGGCGTTGCCAAGCGACATTCAAAATCAAATCAAAGGCTTAACAGCACTGCATGACATTCGTCTGTCTTTCCCACAAGAGCGTTTTGGTGGGGTAAGCGAAGAAGAGCAGGCTCGTCTAGAAGAGATTTATCGCAAAAATCCGCCCGTCACGCACCCTGTGGTACGCACGCACCCTGACACAGGCAAGCCGATTTTGTTTGTCAGCGAAGGCTTTACTGCTAAGATTAACGAATTGCCAGAAGATGAAGGTAAAGAGCTGCTTGATTTTCTAACTCAGCACGCTGTGAAAGAAGAATTTCATCTGCGCTGGGCGTGGCAAGAAGGCGATGTGGCGATTTGGGACAACCGTGCCACGCAGCACAAGGCGTTGTTTGATTATGGTGATGCGCACCGCATCATGCACCGAGCCACCGTTAATGGCGATGAGCCTTATTACGCCGCGTAGGGTGGGCTAGGCCCAATTGATACTGGTCGGTATGGTAACTCAACTTATTGTTATAACTCATTGAATTTGTTGGGTTTCGTACCTCAACCCAACCTACGGCATCACATAATTTTGTGGTAATTTTGCTATTCGGTGGGTTTAAAAAAACAATCATGATTGTCATGCAATTTGTAATTAAGGGCGAGTTTGTTCGCCCTTATGCTTAAATGAATGATGGCAAACCTAAAATCTAACAAGGAAAACAAGAATGAATCAGGCAAATCAGACCACGCCAGCAAAACAGGGTTTTAAAGCAAGCTGGGTCTATGCGATGGCGGTGGGCTCGGCGGTGGGCTGGGGTGCGTTTGTACTGCCCTTTGACTGGCTGTCGTCATCGGGACTTTTGGCGGTCATCACAGGCTTTGTCATCGGCACGCTACTCATCGGTGTCATCGCCATCAACTATGGCTATGCGACCAGATCTTTGCCTGTGACTGGCGGTGGCATTGCCTTTGCGCTGGCGGCTTTTGGGCGTACGCATGGGTTCATCGCAGGCTGGGCGCTCATGCTTGGCTATGCCAGTATCATCTCGCTCAATGCGTCGGCGGTGACGCTGGTGCTAAGGCTTATCATTCCTGAGGTGATGATGCAAGGGGCGCTGTATGAGATTTCTGGTTGGACGATTTATGCGCCAGAGGTGGCGGTGTCGTCGCTGTTTTTGGTAGGGTTTGCGTATTTGAATGCCAATAATACTGCCGTCTCGGGACGAGTGCAGTTTTTGGCGGTGGTTCTGATGCTCGTTGGCGTGGCGACTGTACTGCTTGGGACGGGTGCGCATTTCGTCACGCACAGCACGCCTTTGCCACTGATGCCACCTGATGGCGTGGGCTTTTGGGCGGCGGTGGCGGCGATTGTGGCGTTTGCACCGTGGGCGTATGTCGGCTTTGATGGCGTGCCGCAGCTGGCAGGCGAGTTTCAATTTTCACCCAAAAAAATCATGAAGCTGCTCATCGCCAGTGTGCTGAGCGCCAGTTTTTTATACATTGCAGTGATTTTGGCGGCGGCGTTTGCCTTTGGGCAAAACATGGCAGCCTTTGCAGACAGCTCATGGGCGACAGGGGCGGCGATTTCATCGGTGATGGGTAAATTTGGCTTGGTGCTGATGGTGGTGGCAGTCAGCATGGGTGTATTGACAGGGTTAAATGGCTTTTATGTGGCGGCAAGCCGAGTGATTTTGACGCTTAGCCGCAGCCAGATGCTGCCGTCTGTTTTTGGTAGATTGCACCCTGTGCATGGCACGCCTACGGTGGCATTTTATGCGGTGATGGCGGTGTGCCTGATTAGCCCTTGGTTTGGGCGGGCGGCGCTTTTGTGGATTGTGGACATGGCGAGTGTCGGCATCGCTGTAACCTTCTTTTATACTTGCGCTTGCACTTATAAGATGGGGCGTGATGGGGCAGTGTTTGGCATGACTGTCCAAGACAAAAACAGCCGTCAGCGTGTGCTGGGTATTTTGGGCATGGTGATCTCGGTGGGGTTCTTGCTGTTGTTGCTGCTGCCAAATTCGGTTGGCGCATTGAGCCTGCCATCTCGCTATGCGCTTGTGGCGTGGACGGTGCTTGGCGTTCTTTTTTATGTTGTCAGACGCGCACAGCTTAGCCATCAGAGCGACACCGATCTTAAACGGATATTGTTCACAAGGTTTGAGTCGGTGCGATGACAGTATGCTTGATGTACTTACAAGATGCGTCTTTAATTTTACAAAAAATTGCAAACACCTAATATTAGCCTAAATCTGCCTTGTTACCATAAGCACATCAAAACAACAACCCAAACCCAAACGGAGACATTCCATGAAAAAACTTCTTACCGCACTGACCCTAGCTGCCACTGCTATTACTGCTGCGCCTGCCATGGCAGACGACGACGCACGCATCTATGAGCGCAACAAAGCGCAGTACATCACTCATGACAAAGCAGGCGAAATCGCCAAGTCTCATGTCAATGGCAGCGTCGTCAAGAAAGTCGAATTTGACCACAGCCGCCGCCTTGGTGCGCATTTTGATGTTGATGTCATCACCGCACAAGGCGTGGAGTATGATGTGTCTGTCGATGCCAAGACTGGCAAAGTGCTA
It encodes the following:
- a CDS encoding universal stress protein, coding for MYQHVLLVTDLRDDTDLVAAKAKWILDASPSAELSVLHIVEETMLGFGYELIPAAALHESIDDERCQEARSRLAQVLARNDLHAHSVNIKTAISGRKGIVDYCDKHTIDLVVIGRHKRTGLNAWLTGATADSILPDIDSDLLVVQLAAE
- a CDS encoding APC family permease, which translates into the protein MNQANQTTPAKQGFKASWVYAMAVGSAVGWGAFVLPFDWLSSSGLLAVITGFVIGTLLIGVIAINYGYATRSLPVTGGGIAFALAAFGRTHGFIAGWALMLGYASIISLNASAVTLVLRLIIPEVMMQGALYEISGWTIYAPEVAVSSLFLVGFAYLNANNTAVSGRVQFLAVVLMLVGVATVLLGTGAHFVTHSTPLPLMPPDGVGFWAAVAAIVAFAPWAYVGFDGVPQLAGEFQFSPKKIMKLLIASVLSASFLYIAVILAAAFAFGQNMAAFADSSWATGAAISSVMGKFGLVLMVVAVSMGVLTGLNGFYVAASRVILTLSRSQMLPSVFGRLHPVHGTPTVAFYAVMAVCLISPWFGRAALLWIVDMASVGIAVTFFYTCACTYKMGRDGAVFGMTVQDKNSRQRVLGILGMVISVGFLLLLLLPNSVGALSLPSRYALVAWTVLGVLFYVVRRAQLSHQSDTDLKRILFTRFESVR
- a CDS encoding adenosine kinase translates to MYDIIAIGNALVDTEFKITDDTLSATGLTRGNMTLAELDTQNALFATLAQAGNSPAKQAGGGSAANSVVAFSALGGRAFYNCRVGGDDMGDFYLADLEKSGVTTDASVAIDPDGTTGSCVVLVTADGERTMQTHLGTSSQINENNINFDALSGAKWLYLEGYLAMSPSITTGLAKLRQNAKDQGVKVAVSFADPAVVKFARAGLDDMLAGGVDAIFCNLDEAMLYTGADSHERAVQALGQYATLVVVTNGDKPTLIAHHGDIISVPSLAVRQVLDTNGAGDNYAGAFLYALTQGHPLAQCGRLAAHVSARIVSQFGPRLSHADYQAIKSEVLG
- the pnp gene encoding polyribonucleotide nucleotidyltransferase, whose protein sequence is MFNIVRQEFQYGNQQVVLETGRVARQANSVLVHMGDVSVLVAVVVRPEAVAGQDFFPLTVNYQEKMYASGKIPGGYGKREGRASEFETLTSRLIDRPIRPLFPEGYYNEIQITATVISSGKTQDADIAAMIGASAALAISPAPFNGPIGAARVGFIGNEYVLNPNLAQMKDSQLDLVVAGTKSAVLMVESEADELSEDQMLGAVLYGHAQQQVVIDNINAFAEAVGNAKAEFVAPAINEALNNQLKEQFTAKVSEAYTITVKQDRYARLDELAKEALALAGDETADDYAEKAKEIKELFETLKYRTVRDNILSGKPRIDGRDLETVRALDIQVGVLPHTHGSALFTRGETQALVTTTLGTSRDVNLVDTLAGTKQDHFMLHYNFPHYSVGETGREGGPKRREIGHGRLARRGVQAMLPAADRFPYTIRVVSDITESNGSSSMASVCGASLSLMDAGVPLKAPVAGIAMGLVKEGERFAVLSDILGDEDHLGDMDFKVAGSVNGITALQMDIKIEGITADIMEQALKQAHAGRIHILNAMNEVIATSRTEINAYAPNYATININPEKIRDVIGKGGATIRQLTEETGATIDIDDNGTIRIFGADKASTRAAIAQIEAITAEVEVGTVYEGTVARIVEFGAFVTILPGTDGLVHISQIADERVENVSDYLKEGQSVKVQVQDIDNRGRIKLTMKGIEQ
- a CDS encoding PepSY domain-containing protein, translating into MKKLLTALTLAATAITAAPAMADDDARIYERNKAQYITHDKAGEIAKSHVNGSVVKKVEFDHSRRLGAHFDVDVITAQGVEYDVSVDAKTGKVLKSKIDD
- the tauD gene encoding taurine dioxygenase: MTTQLTITPIKDTIGAIVSGVDLNHLNDETLSQIKDALLKHQVIFFRNQDLQTASQVNLAKSFGSLHIHPVFPTVPNVPEVIVLDSHETDLRDNELWHTDVTFSKTPPLGCVLRAVKIPPSGGDTLWASGTAAFEALPSDIQNQIKGLTALHDIRLSFPQERFGGVSEEEQARLEEIYRKNPPVTHPVVRTHPDTGKPILFVSEGFTAKINELPEDEGKELLDFLTQHAVKEEFHLRWAWQEGDVAIWDNRATQHKALFDYGDAHRIMHRATVNGDEPYYAA